From a single Nissabacter sp. SGAir0207 genomic region:
- the mglA gene encoding galactose/methyl galactoside ABC transporter ATP-binding protein MglA: protein MADISTGQPREWLLEMTNISKSFPGVKALDNVNLKVRPHSIHALMGENGAGKSTLLKCLFGIYSKDSGSILFQGREVDFKSSKEALEQGVSMVHQELNLVLQRTVMDNMWLGRYPTKGIFVDQDKMYSDTKAIFDELDIDIDPREKVAKLSVSQMQMIEIAKAFSYDAKIVIMDEPTSSLTEKEVNHLFTIIRKLKERGCGIVYISHKMEEIFQLCDEITILRDGQWIETRPLEGMTMDHIIAKMVGRSLSQRFPDRQNTPGEVILEVKNLTSLRQPSIRDVSFDLHKGEILGIAGLVGAKRTDIVETLFGIREKVSGTIKLHGKAINNHSANEAINHGFALVTEERRSTGIYAYLDIGFNSLISNIRNYKNKLGLLDNRRMKSDTQWVIDSMRVKTPGHHTHIGSLSGGNQQKVIIGRWLLTQPEILMLDEPTRGIDVGAKFEIYQLITELAKKEKGIIIISSEMPELLGITDRILVMSNGQVAGIVNTKETSQNEILRLASLHL from the coding sequence ATGGCCGATATCAGTACGGGACAGCCGCGCGAGTGGCTGTTGGAGATGACCAATATCTCGAAGTCATTTCCGGGCGTAAAGGCACTGGATAACGTTAATTTAAAAGTCCGCCCCCACTCCATTCACGCCCTGATGGGGGAGAATGGCGCAGGCAAGTCGACGTTATTGAAATGCCTGTTTGGTATTTACAGCAAAGATTCCGGCAGCATCCTTTTCCAGGGGAGAGAGGTTGATTTCAAAAGCTCCAAAGAGGCGCTGGAGCAGGGCGTGTCGATGGTGCATCAGGAGCTGAACCTGGTGCTGCAACGCACGGTGATGGACAACATGTGGCTGGGCCGCTACCCAACCAAGGGCATCTTCGTCGATCAGGACAAGATGTACAGCGACACCAAGGCAATCTTCGACGAACTGGACATCGACATCGACCCCCGGGAGAAGGTGGCGAAACTGTCGGTGTCGCAGATGCAGATGATCGAGATCGCCAAGGCGTTCTCCTATGACGCCAAAATCGTCATCATGGATGAGCCAACCTCCTCGCTGACTGAAAAAGAGGTCAACCACCTCTTTACCATCATCCGCAAGCTGAAAGAGCGTGGCTGCGGCATCGTCTACATCTCGCACAAGATGGAGGAGATCTTCCAGCTGTGTGACGAGATCACCATCCTGCGCGACGGCCAGTGGATTGAGACCCGGCCGCTGGAGGGGATGACGATGGACCATATCATCGCCAAGATGGTCGGGCGCTCCCTCAGCCAGCGCTTCCCTGACCGGCAGAACACGCCGGGCGAAGTCATTCTGGAGGTGAAAAACCTCACCTCGCTGCGCCAGCCCTCGATCCGGGACGTCTCCTTTGACCTGCATAAAGGGGAGATCCTTGGCATCGCCGGGCTGGTGGGCGCCAAGCGCACCGACATCGTCGAGACGCTGTTTGGCATCCGCGAGAAGGTGAGTGGCACCATCAAGCTGCATGGCAAGGCGATCAACAACCACAGCGCCAACGAGGCGATCAACCACGGTTTCGCGCTGGTTACCGAGGAGCGCCGCTCCACCGGCATCTACGCCTACCTGGATATCGGCTTCAACTCGCTCATCTCCAACATCCGCAACTACAAGAACAAACTGGGGCTGCTGGATAACCGGCGGATGAAGAGTGATACCCAGTGGGTGATTGACTCAATGCGGGTGAAAACGCCGGGCCACCACACCCACATTGGCTCGCTCTCAGGCGGTAACCAGCAGAAGGTGATCATTGGTCGCTGGCTGCTGACCCAGCCGGAGATTTTGATGCTGGATGAGCCAACGCGCGGCATTGACGTCGGCGCCAAGTTTGAGATCTACCAACTGATTACCGAACTGGCGAAGAAGGAGAAGGGGATCATCATCATCTCCTCGGAAATGCCGGAGCTGCTCGGGATTACCGATCGCATTCTGGTGATGAGTAACGGGCAGGTCGCCGGTATCGTGAATACCAAAGAGACCTCGCAGAATGAAATATTACGTCTTGCCTCCTTGCACCTCTAA
- the cdd gene encoding cytidine deaminase has product MHARFHTAFSALSMELATALEPLLRHNDFPAFFTAAEVTRLQQESGLSADALAFALLPLAAACSLAPVSHFQVGAIARGISGNWYFGANMEFIGAPLQQTVHAEQSAVTHAWLRNERQLEAITVNYTPCGHCRQFMNELNSGVQLAVHLPGREVASLGHYLPDAFGPRDLAITTLLMDQVDHGYQAEGDALTKYALAAMNQSHAPYSHAHCGIALEDAEGKIFPGRYAENAAFNPSLPPLQAALNLMNLAGSDHATLRRAVLIERESALLSQVDATRATLAALGCDDLTVIAV; this is encoded by the coding sequence ATGCACGCACGATTTCATACCGCGTTTTCCGCGCTCTCAATGGAACTGGCCACGGCGCTGGAGCCGCTGCTGCGCCATAATGATTTCCCCGCCTTTTTCACGGCAGCAGAGGTTACCCGACTGCAACAGGAGAGCGGCCTCTCCGCCGACGCGCTGGCGTTCGCCCTGCTGCCGCTGGCGGCAGCCTGCTCTCTGGCACCGGTCTCCCACTTTCAGGTAGGGGCCATCGCCCGTGGCATCAGTGGCAACTGGTACTTCGGTGCCAATATGGAGTTCATCGGTGCGCCGCTGCAACAGACCGTGCACGCGGAGCAATCGGCGGTGACCCACGCCTGGCTGCGCAACGAGCGCCAGCTGGAGGCGATCACCGTCAACTACACGCCGTGCGGCCACTGCCGCCAGTTTATGAATGAGCTGAATAGCGGCGTGCAACTGGCCGTCCATCTGCCGGGCCGTGAAGTGGCCTCCCTTGGCCACTACCTGCCGGATGCCTTTGGCCCGCGCGATCTGGCCATCACTACCTTGCTGATGGATCAAGTAGACCACGGCTATCAGGCGGAGGGTGATGCGCTGACCAAGTATGCGCTGGCGGCAATGAACCAGAGCCACGCCCCCTACAGCCATGCCCACTGCGGCATCGCGCTGGAGGATGCGGAGGGCAAAATCTTCCCCGGCCGCTACGCCGAAAACGCCGCGTTCAACCCCAGCCTGCCGCCGTTGCAGGCCGCGCTGAACCTGATGAACCTGGCGGGCAGTGACCACGCCACCCTGCGCCGTGCGGTGCTGATTGAGCGTGAGTCGGCGCTGCTGTCACAGGTTGATGCCACCCGCGCCACGCTGGCGGCCCTCGGCTGTGATGACCTGACCGTGATCGCGGTCTAA
- the mglC gene encoding galactose/methyl galactoside ABC transporter permease MglC, whose amino-acid sequence MTALNKKSMLTYLKEGGIYVVLLVLLAIIIFQDPTFLSLMNLSNILTQSSVRIIIALGVAGLIVTQGTDLSAGRQVGLAAVVAATMLQAMDNVNKVFPDIQTVPIPLVILTVCVIGALIGLLNGIIIAYLNVTPFITTLGTMIIVYGINSLYYDFVGASPIAGFDSGFSSFAQGFIRLGGFKLSYITFYAIIAIVFVWVLWNKTRFGKNIFAIGGNPEAAKVSGVNVPLNLIMIYALSGVFYAFGGLLEAGRIGSATNNLGFMYELDAIAACVVGGVSFAGGVGTVAGVVTGVIIFTVINYGLTYIGVNPYWQYIIKGGIIIFAVALDSLKYAKKK is encoded by the coding sequence ATGACTGCATTAAATAAGAAAAGTATGCTCACTTATCTCAAAGAGGGCGGGATTTACGTTGTACTGCTGGTGCTGCTGGCGATCATTATTTTCCAGGACCCCACCTTCCTGAGCCTGATGAACCTGAGTAACATCCTGACCCAATCCTCGGTGCGCATCATCATCGCGCTGGGCGTGGCGGGGCTGATTGTGACGCAGGGCACTGACCTGTCAGCGGGCCGCCAGGTCGGGCTGGCGGCGGTGGTGGCGGCCACCATGTTGCAGGCGATGGATAACGTCAACAAGGTGTTCCCGGACATCCAGACCGTGCCGATCCCGCTGGTGATCCTGACGGTGTGCGTGATTGGCGCGCTGATTGGCCTGCTGAACGGCATCATCATCGCCTACCTGAACGTGACGCCGTTTATCACCACCCTCGGCACCATGATCATCGTTTACGGCATCAACTCGCTCTACTACGACTTTGTCGGCGCGTCCCCGATTGCTGGCTTTGACAGTGGCTTCTCCTCCTTTGCGCAGGGCTTTATCCGCCTCGGCGGCTTCAAGCTCTCCTACATCACCTTCTATGCGATCATCGCCATCGTGTTTGTCTGGGTGCTGTGGAACAAGACCCGCTTTGGCAAGAACATCTTCGCCATCGGCGGCAACCCTGAGGCGGCCAAGGTCTCCGGCGTCAACGTGCCGCTGAACCTGATCATGATCTATGCCCTCTCCGGCGTCTTCTACGCCTTTGGCGGGCTGCTGGAGGCGGGCCGCATCGGCAGTGCCACCAACAACCTCGGCTTCATGTATGAGCTGGACGCCATCGCAGCCTGCGTGGTCGGCGGCGTCTCCTTCGCCGGCGGCGTGGGCACCGTGGCCGGGGTAGTGACCGGGGTGATCATCTTCACCGTCATCAACTACGGCCTGACCTACATCGGTGTGAACCCTTACTGGCAGTACATCATCAAGGGCGGCATCATCATCTTCGCGGTGGCGCTGGACTCCCTGAAGTACGCCAAGAAGAAGTAA
- the galS gene encoding HTH-type transcriptional regulator GalS: MITIRDVARRAGVSVATVSRVLNNSAIASKETRELVLKAATELGYRPNANAQALATQSSDTIGVVVMDVSDPFFGALVKAVDTVAQLHHKYVLIGNSYHQAEKERHAIEVLIRQRCNALIVHAKALDDRELIAFLEQVPGMVLVNRIIAGYEHRCVGLDNVSGALMATRLLLSHNHRRIGYIGSNHPIEDDVQRREGYRRAMAEVGLATPEAWYAAGPPDLQGGEAAMVELLGRNQQLTAIFAYNDAMAAGALAVLKENGISVPQGCSLVGFDDIPIARYTSPKLTTVRYPIMSMATLATELALKGAANRLESGVTHCFMPTLVRRHSVALR, from the coding sequence ATGATCACCATCCGTGATGTGGCGCGCCGCGCTGGCGTCTCGGTGGCGACGGTCTCCCGCGTGCTGAACAACTCGGCCATCGCCAGCAAAGAGACGCGCGAACTGGTGCTGAAGGCAGCGACCGAGCTGGGCTACCGGCCGAATGCCAATGCGCAGGCGCTGGCGACCCAATCCAGCGACACCATTGGCGTGGTGGTGATGGATGTCTCCGATCCCTTTTTCGGCGCGCTGGTCAAGGCGGTGGATACCGTTGCCCAGCTGCACCACAAATATGTGCTGATCGGCAACAGCTACCATCAGGCGGAGAAGGAGCGCCACGCGATTGAGGTGCTGATCCGCCAGCGCTGCAACGCCCTGATTGTCCATGCCAAGGCGCTGGATGATCGCGAGCTGATCGCCTTTCTGGAGCAGGTGCCGGGCATGGTGCTGGTCAACCGGATCATCGCGGGCTATGAGCACCGCTGCGTTGGGCTGGACAACGTCAGCGGCGCGCTGATGGCGACCCGGCTGCTGCTCAGCCACAATCACCGGCGCATCGGCTATATCGGCTCCAACCACCCGATTGAGGATGACGTGCAGCGCCGCGAGGGCTACCGGCGCGCGATGGCGGAGGTGGGGCTGGCGACGCCCGAGGCGTGGTACGCCGCCGGCCCGCCGGATTTGCAGGGCGGCGAGGCAGCGATGGTGGAATTGCTGGGGCGCAACCAGCAACTGACGGCGATTTTCGCCTACAACGACGCGATGGCCGCCGGGGCGCTGGCAGTGCTGAAAGAAAACGGTATCAGTGTGCCGCAGGGCTGCTCGCTGGTGGGGTTTGATGACATCCCGATCGCCCGTTACACCAGCCCGAAGCTGACCACGGTACGTTATCCCATCATGTCGATGGCCACTTTAGCGACCGAACTGGCGCTGAAAGGGGCGGCTAACCGGCTGGAGAGCGGTGTAACTCACTGTTTTATGCCGACGCTGGTGCGCCGCCACTCGGTGGCGCTGCGCTGA
- a CDS encoding NAD-dependent malic enzyme: MELENESKRPLYIPYAGPILLEAPLLNKGSAFTDDERTHFNLHGLLPEAVETIEEQAERAWRQFQDFKTDIDKHIYLRNIQDTNETLFYRLLDNHLSEMMPIIYTPTVGLACEHFSDIYRRARGIFISYANRDRIDDILQNATKQNVKVIVVTDGERILGLGDQGIGGMGIPIGKLSLYTACGGISPAYTLPVVLDVGTNNPQRLNDPLYMGWRHPRITGEEYAEFVELFIQAIKRRWPKVLLQFEDFAQANATPLLNRYRDEICCFNDDIQGTAAVTLGSLIAASRAAGCRLRDQTVAFLGAGSAGCGIAEQIIAQMKSEGLSEEEARAKVFMVDRYGLLTDKLPNLLEFQAKLIQKSDNLAGWDVSNDAISLMDVVRNAKPTILIGVSGQPGLFTEEIIREMHRHCPRPIVMPLSNPTSRVEARPEDIISWTDGAALVATGSPFAPVHYKDQVFPIAQCNNSYIFPGIGLGVLAAGATRVTDNMLMAASRALADCSPLATEGHGSLLPDVNDIQGVSRVIAMEVGKAAQLHGVAPVTSEDALSTAIEHNFWQPKYRNYKRTSF; the protein is encoded by the coding sequence ATGGAACTTGAAAACGAGAGCAAACGCCCCCTTTATATCCCCTATGCTGGCCCGATCCTGCTGGAAGCGCCGCTGCTGAACAAAGGCAGCGCCTTTACTGACGATGAGCGCACCCACTTCAACCTGCACGGCCTGCTGCCCGAGGCGGTGGAGACCATTGAGGAGCAGGCGGAGCGCGCCTGGCGCCAGTTCCAGGATTTCAAAACCGACATCGACAAGCACATCTACCTGCGCAATATTCAGGACACCAACGAGACGCTGTTCTACCGCCTGCTGGATAACCACCTGAGCGAGATGATGCCGATCATCTACACGCCGACCGTGGGTCTGGCCTGTGAGCACTTCTCCGATATCTACCGCCGCGCGCGTGGCATCTTCATCTCCTACGCCAACCGCGACCGCATCGACGACATCCTGCAAAACGCCACCAAACAGAACGTGAAGGTGATCGTGGTGACGGACGGCGAGCGCATCCTCGGCCTTGGCGATCAGGGCATCGGCGGCATGGGCATCCCGATTGGCAAGCTGTCACTCTACACCGCCTGTGGCGGCATCAGCCCGGCCTACACCCTGCCGGTAGTGCTGGACGTCGGCACCAACAACCCGCAGCGCCTGAACGACCCGCTCTACATGGGCTGGCGTCACCCGCGTATCACCGGCGAAGAGTACGCCGAGTTCGTGGAGCTGTTTATTCAGGCGATCAAACGCCGCTGGCCGAAAGTGCTGTTGCAGTTTGAGGACTTCGCACAGGCCAACGCCACCCCGCTGCTCAACCGCTACCGCGATGAGATCTGCTGCTTCAACGATGACATTCAGGGCACCGCCGCCGTGACCCTCGGCAGCCTGATCGCCGCCAGTCGCGCCGCCGGTTGCCGCCTGCGCGACCAGACCGTGGCCTTCCTGGGTGCCGGTTCTGCTGGCTGTGGCATCGCCGAGCAGATCATCGCCCAGATGAAGTCCGAAGGGCTGAGCGAAGAGGAGGCACGCGCCAAAGTGTTCATGGTGGATCGCTATGGCCTGCTGACCGACAAACTGCCAAACCTGCTGGAGTTCCAGGCCAAGCTGATCCAGAAGAGCGACAATCTGGCTGGCTGGGACGTCAGCAATGACGCCATCTCGCTGATGGACGTGGTGCGCAACGCCAAGCCGACCATCCTGATTGGCGTCTCCGGCCAGCCGGGGCTGTTCACGGAGGAGATTATCCGTGAGATGCACCGCCACTGCCCGCGCCCAATCGTGATGCCGCTCTCCAACCCGACCTCACGCGTTGAGGCCCGCCCGGAGGACATCATCAGCTGGACCGACGGCGCGGCGCTGGTTGCCACCGGTAGCCCGTTCGCCCCGGTGCACTACAAGGATCAGGTGTTCCCGATTGCCCAGTGCAACAACTCCTACATCTTCCCCGGCATCGGCCTTGGCGTGCTGGCGGCAGGTGCCACCCGCGTCACCGACAACATGCTGATGGCCGCCAGCCGCGCGCTGGCCGACTGCTCGCCGCTGGCGACCGAGGGCCACGGCTCGCTGCTGCCGGACGTCAATGACATTCAGGGCGTGTCGCGCGTCATCGCGATGGAAGTGGGCAAGGCCGCGCAGTTGCATGGCGTGGCGCCTGTGACCTCTGAGGATGCGCTCTCCACGGCAATTGAGCACAACTTCTGGCAACCGAAGTACCGCAACTACAAGCGCACCTCGTTCTAA
- the sanA gene encoding outer membrane permeability protein SanA, giving the protein MWKRLIASLLLIVFAIGAAAIALDRWMSWKTTAYIYEDVRTLPHRQVGVVLGTAKYYRTGVINQYYLYRIQGAINAYNSGKVKYLLLSGDNALQSYNEPMTMRRDLIAAGIPASDIVLDYAGFRTLDSIVRTRKVFDTNDFIVITQRFHCERALFIALHMGIQAQCYAVPSPKDMLTVRVREIAARLGALTDLYLLKREPRFLGPLIPIPAVHPVPADAQGYPAVTPEQLLELQQRLARERQQEQEKQEALARARQQHEEEQAERLRQQQEAASQPAAPEAPPHPGHLLPPPATQPQP; this is encoded by the coding sequence ATGTGGAAACGCCTGATAGCCAGCTTACTGCTTATCGTGTTCGCGATCGGCGCGGCGGCTATTGCGCTCGATCGCTGGATGAGCTGGAAAACCACCGCCTACATCTATGAGGATGTGCGCACCCTTCCGCACCGCCAGGTGGGCGTGGTGCTCGGTACCGCCAAGTACTACCGCACCGGTGTGATCAACCAGTACTACCTCTACCGCATCCAGGGGGCGATCAACGCCTACAACAGCGGCAAGGTGAAGTACCTGCTGCTGAGCGGCGACAATGCGCTCCAGAGCTACAATGAGCCGATGACCATGCGCCGCGACCTGATCGCCGCTGGCATCCCGGCCAGCGACATCGTGCTCGACTACGCTGGCTTCCGCACCCTCGACTCCATCGTGCGCACTCGCAAGGTGTTCGACACCAATGACTTTATCGTCATCACCCAGCGCTTCCACTGCGAGCGGGCGCTGTTCATCGCCCTGCACATGGGCATTCAGGCGCAGTGTTACGCCGTGCCCTCGCCCAAGGATATGCTGACAGTGCGGGTGCGTGAGATTGCCGCGCGCCTCGGTGCGCTGACTGACCTCTATCTGCTCAAGCGCGAGCCGCGCTTCCTCGGGCCGCTGATCCCGATCCCGGCGGTGCACCCGGTGCCAGCGGACGCGCAGGGCTACCCGGCCGTCACGCCGGAGCAACTGCTGGAGCTGCAACAGCGTCTGGCGCGCGAGCGCCAACAGGAGCAGGAGAAACAGGAGGCGCTGGCCCGCGCGCGCCAGCAGCATGAAGAGGAGCAGGCGGAGCGGTTGCGCCAGCAGCAGGAGGCCGCGAGCCAACCCGCTGCGCCAGAGGCGCCGCCCCACCCCGGCCACCTGCTTCCCCCGCCGGCCACCCAGCCGCAACCATAA
- the folE gene encoding GTP cyclohydrolase I FolE, with protein MATLSKEAALVHEALMARGLETPLRPEPMLDRETRTRHIQEHMTSIMQLLNLDLNDDSLAETPNRIAKMYVDEIFSGLDYSNFPKITIIENKMRVDEMVTVRDITLTSTCEHHFVTIDGKATVAYIPKDGVIGLSKINRIVQFFSQRPQVQERLTQQILVALQTLLGTNNVAVSIDAVHYCVKARGIRDATSATTTTSLGGLFKSSQNTRQEFLRAVRHV; from the coding sequence ATGGCAACGCTGAGTAAAGAAGCCGCACTGGTTCATGAAGCGCTGATGGCGCGCGGCCTGGAGACCCCCTTGCGGCCGGAACCGATGCTTGATCGGGAGACCCGTACCCGCCACATCCAGGAGCACATGACCAGCATCATGCAGTTGCTGAACCTCGACCTGAACGATGACAGCCTGGCGGAGACGCCGAACCGCATCGCCAAGATGTATGTCGATGAGATCTTCTCCGGCCTGGATTACAGCAACTTCCCGAAGATCACCATCATCGAGAACAAGATGCGGGTGGATGAGATGGTGACGGTGCGTGACATCACGCTGACCAGCACCTGCGAGCACCACTTTGTCACCATCGATGGCAAGGCGACCGTGGCCTACATTCCCAAAGATGGCGTGATTGGCCTCTCCAAGATCAACCGCATCGTGCAGTTCTTCTCCCAGCGCCCGCAGGTGCAGGAGCGTCTGACGCAGCAGATCCTGGTGGCGCTGCAAACCCTGCTTGGCACCAATAATGTTGCGGTATCCATTGATGCGGTACATTATTGCGTGAAAGCACGCGGTATCCGTGATGCGACCAGCGCCACCACCACCACTTCGCTGGGCGGTCTGTTCAAGTCCAGCCAGAACACCCGCCAGGAGTTCCTGCGCGCTGTCCGCCACGTCTGA
- a CDS encoding arginine ABC transporter substrate-binding protein has product MKKLLLAALLSGIAFTASAADTIRFAASATYPPFESLDASNQMVGFDIDLANALCKQLQANCTFTNQAFDSLIPALKFKRFDAVISGMDITPERQKQVAFTQPYYANSAIVIAQKGKFQTLADLKGKRVGMENGTTHQKYLQEKHPEITTVAYDSYQNAILDLKNGRLDGVFGDTAVVNEWLKSNPNLAPVGEHVTDAQYFGTGLGIAVRPDNQALLAKLNGALEAIKANGTYKAINDKWFPQ; this is encoded by the coding sequence ATGAAAAAATTGCTGCTCGCCGCCCTGCTCTCTGGCATCGCGTTTACTGCCAGCGCGGCTGACACCATCCGCTTCGCGGCTTCCGCCACCTACCCGCCGTTTGAGTCGCTGGACGCCAGCAATCAGATGGTTGGCTTTGACATTGATTTGGCGAACGCACTCTGCAAACAGCTTCAGGCCAACTGCACCTTCACCAATCAGGCCTTTGACAGCCTGATCCCGGCGCTGAAATTCAAGCGTTTTGACGCCGTGATCTCTGGCATGGACATCACCCCAGAGCGCCAGAAGCAGGTGGCCTTCACCCAGCCCTACTACGCCAACTCGGCCATCGTGATCGCCCAGAAGGGCAAGTTCCAGACGCTGGCTGACCTGAAGGGCAAGCGCGTCGGCATGGAGAACGGCACCACCCACCAGAAGTACCTGCAAGAGAAGCACCCGGAGATCACCACCGTTGCCTATGACAGCTACCAGAACGCCATCCTTGACCTGAAAAATGGCCGTCTGGATGGGGTATTCGGTGACACCGCGGTGGTCAACGAGTGGCTGAAGAGCAACCCGAATCTGGCTCCGGTAGGCGAGCACGTGACCGATGCGCAATACTTCGGCACCGGCCTCGGCATCGCGGTGCGCCCGGACAATCAGGCGCTGCTGGCGAAACTGAATGGCGCGCTGGAGGCGATCAAGGCCAACGGCACCTACAAGGCGATCAACGACAAGTGGTTCCCACAGTGA
- the mglB gene encoding galactose/glucose ABC transporter substrate-binding protein MglB: MNKKVFTLAAVAASMLFGAAAHADTRIGVTIYKYDDNFMSVVRKAIEKEAKSSSDIELLMNDSQNDQSKQNDQIDVLLAKGVKALAINLVDPAAAPVVIDKARGNDVPVVFYNKEPSRKALDSYDKAYYVGTDSKESGIIQGELIAKHWKANPAWDLNKDGTVQFVLLKGEPGHPDAEARTKYVIDTLNGKEGLKTQQLQLDTAMWDTAQAKDKMDAWLSGPNADKIEVVIANNDAMAMGAVEALKAHNKTKIPVFGVDALPEALALVKSGAMAGTVLNDANNQAKATFQLAKNLSEGKAAAEGTNWKIENKIVRVPYVGVDQDNLAQFIGK, translated from the coding sequence ATGAATAAGAAGGTCTTTACCCTGGCCGCAGTGGCCGCCAGCATGCTGTTCGGCGCAGCGGCACACGCGGACACCCGCATCGGCGTCACCATCTACAAATACGATGACAACTTCATGTCGGTGGTGCGCAAGGCGATTGAGAAGGAAGCCAAATCCTCTTCGGATATCGAACTGCTGATGAATGACTCGCAGAACGACCAGTCCAAACAGAATGACCAGATCGACGTGTTGCTGGCGAAGGGCGTCAAGGCGCTGGCCATCAACCTGGTAGACCCGGCTGCCGCGCCAGTGGTGATTGACAAGGCTCGCGGCAATGACGTGCCAGTGGTGTTCTACAACAAAGAGCCGAGCCGCAAGGCGCTCGACAGCTATGACAAAGCCTACTACGTCGGCACCGACTCCAAGGAGTCCGGCATCATTCAGGGCGAGCTGATCGCCAAGCACTGGAAAGCCAACCCCGCCTGGGATCTGAACAAAGATGGCACCGTGCAGTTCGTGCTGCTGAAGGGCGAGCCGGGCCACCCGGATGCCGAGGCGCGCACCAAGTACGTCATCGACACCCTGAATGGCAAAGAGGGCCTGAAGACCCAGCAGCTGCAACTTGATACCGCGATGTGGGACACCGCACAGGCCAAAGACAAGATGGACGCCTGGCTCTCCGGCCCGAACGCCGACAAGATTGAGGTGGTGATCGCCAACAACGATGCGATGGCCATGGGCGCGGTGGAAGCGCTGAAAGCCCACAACAAGACAAAGATCCCGGTCTTCGGCGTGGATGCGCTGCCGGAGGCCCTGGCGCTGGTGAAATCAGGCGCGATGGCGGGAACCGTGTTGAATGACGCCAACAACCAGGCGAAAGCCACCTTCCAGCTTGCGAAGAATCTGTCCGAGGGTAAAGCCGCGGCAGAGGGCACCAACTGGAAAATTGAAAATAAAATCGTACGTGTCCCTTACGTCGGTGTAGACCAGGATAACCTGGCGCAATTTATCGGTAAGTAA
- the yeiB gene encoding DUF418 domain-containing protein YeiB, translating to MRQPRIAPLDCARGIAILGILLLNINSFGLPRAAYLNPAYLGQPSTGDALTWVIMDVLAQAKFLTMFALLFGAGLQLLLPRGSGWIQARLSWLVLLGLVHAIFFWEGDILLSYGLIGLVCWRMIREAPSSRTLVTTGVLLFVLGVAVLAMFAFITSPEPGSFWLPGAADRQYEALWKMQGGPEAWRNRLDMLSSMLISIAAQYGWELMGAMMVGAGLMRSGWLRGKFSLRHYRYTALCLITLSWLIQIPTALVQWHLGWEYRWSGYLLQAPREIGAMMQSIGYLALVYGFWPTLVRWRVCDWLSQVGRMALTNYLVQTLICTTIFYRFGWVQHFGRLQLLAFVPAVWLVNLLLSVVWLRFFPQGPVEWVWRRLTALTAGRSDSVS from the coding sequence ATGCGCCAACCACGCATTGCCCCCCTTGACTGCGCCCGCGGGATCGCCATCCTTGGCATTCTTCTGCTCAACATCAACTCCTTCGGCCTGCCACGCGCGGCCTACCTGAACCCGGCCTATCTGGGGCAGCCCTCCACCGGCGACGCCTTGACCTGGGTCATCATGGATGTGCTGGCGCAGGCCAAATTCCTCACCATGTTCGCGCTGCTGTTTGGCGCCGGGCTGCAACTGCTGTTGCCGCGTGGCTCCGGCTGGATTCAGGCGCGCCTCTCCTGGCTGGTGCTGCTTGGGCTGGTGCACGCCATCTTCTTCTGGGAGGGGGACATTCTGCTCTCCTACGGGCTGATTGGGCTGGTGTGCTGGCGCATGATCCGCGAGGCACCCTCCAGCCGCACGCTGGTGACCACCGGGGTGCTGCTGTTTGTGCTGGGGGTGGCGGTGCTGGCGATGTTCGCCTTTATCACCAGCCCGGAGCCGGGCAGCTTCTGGCTGCCGGGGGCGGCTGACCGCCAGTATGAGGCGCTGTGGAAGATGCAGGGCGGCCCCGAGGCGTGGCGCAACCGGCTGGATATGCTCTCCTCCATGCTGATCTCGATTGCCGCGCAGTATGGCTGGGAGCTGATGGGCGCGATGATGGTGGGCGCGGGCCTGATGCGCAGCGGCTGGCTGCGTGGCAAGTTCAGCCTGCGCCACTACCGCTATACGGCGCTCTGCCTGATAACGCTTTCATGGCTGATCCAGATCCCGACGGCGCTGGTGCAGTGGCATTTGGGCTGGGAGTACCGCTGGAGCGGCTACCTGTTACAGGCACCGCGCGAGATTGGCGCAATGATGCAGTCGATTGGCTATCTGGCGCTGGTCTACGGCTTCTGGCCGACGCTGGTGCGCTGGCGGGTGTGCGACTGGCTGTCGCAGGTCGGGCGCATGGCGCTCACCAACTATCTGGTACAGACCCTGATCTGCACCACGATCTTCTACCGCTTTGGTTGGGTACAGCACTTTGGCCGCCTGCAACTGTTGGCCTTTGTACCGGCGGTGTGGCTGGTGAACCTGCTGCTGTCAGTGGTTTGGCTGCGCTTCTTCCCACAGGGGCCAGTGGAGTGGGTCTGGCGCCGCCTGACGGCGCTCACTGCCGGCCGCTCCGATTCCGTCTCCTGA